CATTCATCTCTCTCAAGTATTCATGAATCTTTGGTCCGTTTACGAAGTATGGACCTCCATCCCCATATATAACACCTTCTTTAACCTCCCCATCCGGAAGACCAGGGACCTTAGAAATAAAGTTAATGACGTCCATACGAAAACCGTCTATGCCTTTATCAAGCCAAAATTTCATCATGGTGTAAATTTCATTTCTTAGAGCTGGATTTTCCCAATTCAAATCAGGCTGTTTTTTTGAAAAAAGATGCAGATAATATTCATTTGTATTTTCGTCATAATCCCAGGCCGGCCCACTAAAAATCGACCCCCAATTGTTCGGCTCTTTTCCGTTCTTTCCTGGCTTCCAAACATAATAGTCTCGATACGGATTATCCAGGCCTTTCTTCGATTCTACAAACCAGGAGTGTTCGTCAGAAGTATGATTCACTACTAAATCCATGATGATTTTCAATCCTCGCTGATGAGCAGCATCAAGAAGATGATCCAAATCCTCCATCGTCCCAAATTCCTTCATTATTTGGTAGTAATCCCTTATGTCATAACCATTGTCGTCATTTGGAGAGTCATAGATTGGACTTAGCCAGATCACATCAACGCCAAGCTCCTTTAAGTAATCCAACTTTTGAATAATCCCTTGCAGATCCCCAATACCATCCCCATTGGAATCATAAAAACTTCTAGGATAGATTTGATACACAATACTTTTTTTCCACCATTCTTGGTCATTCTTTACCTTTTCCACTACAGTATCTCGATTTTCCATTTCTCTGGCTCCCTTACTTCAGATAAATTCTCAACCCTAACGTCTCCCGAGTAGCCATAAACCTTCATTCCTTTTACTTGGCTTTTCCATTGCTTATCTCCGCTTATATTTACATTAACTCTCAGATAACCGTCATTCATTTCAGTTTGGAAATTTGTGATGGAATAATGACCATCTTTATAGCCATGGGAACTTCCATCATCTTCATACAAACTGAACTTCCCTTTATCACCAGCATAAACTTCAATATCAATGATTTGATTTTCAGTTGTATTTTGAACCTCTGACCCCATAGGAAGAATGGTTCCTTCTTTTATAAAGATTGGGAGCTTATCTAATGCGGCCTCTATTAAGACATACTTTCCACCTTGATAGGATTCTTTAGTCCAGTAATCATACCAAACTCCCTCAGGAAGATAGATGGACCGATGGGTGGTACCCGGCCGTAAAATAGGCGCGATCATGACATTGCTCCCCAATAGGAACTGATCGCTGATATTAAATGTATTTTCATCCTCTGGATATTCCATCACAAGAGGACGAACGATTGGAACTCCCGTTTGAGATGACTCATGGAAAAGGGAATATAGATAAGGGAGCCACTTATATCTCAGCTTGATGTATTTTTTTACTATTTCAGTTGTGTCTTCACCAAAAACCCATGGCTCCTGTCGGATACTGTCCTGTACACTATGATTTCTGAAATAAGGCATGAAAGCCCCGACCTGTGTCCATCTGATCAACAATTCAGGTGTACAGTCAGAAGAGAAACCGCCAACATCCGCTCCAGTAAAAGCAACCCCTGATATGCCAAGATTCATGATCATTGGCAGTGACATTTCAAGATGCTCCCAGTGGCTTCGGTTATCTCCCGTCCAGACGGTGGCATATCTTTGGATACCCGCATAACCAGCACGGGTCAAAACGAAAGGACGTTTATCGGGGAGTAGCTCTGAAAGTCCTTCGGCAGTTGCTTTGCTCATATAGAGTCCGTAGGTGTTGTGCATCTCCAAATGCGGTTTCAGTTCTCCATCCACATCATGCATCACATCGAGATCCATGGTCTTGCTTTCATTGAAGACAGACGGTTCATTCATATCATTCCAAATTCCTTCAATGCCGAGATCGGTATAGAATTTGTGCAAATTTCCCCACCAATTCCTTACCTCAGAATTCATAAAGTCAGGAAATGCACTCGTTCCAGGCCAGACATCCCCATAATAAATCTGTCCATCAAGATACTTACAAAACAAGCCCTTGTTTACCCCTTCTGCGTACACAGGATACTGAACATCCTTTTTAACTCCTGGATCTACAATTGGCACAACCTTAATCCCGGTATTTAATAAGGTAGAGATCAGATTATCAGGTTTCGGAAAATGATCCTTATCAATGGTAAATACTCGATAATCCCTCATATAATGGATGTCGAAAAATATACAATCCAATGGGATACCTTCATTTTTGAAACGATTAGCGACCTCCAGGACCTCTTCTTCTGATCGATAGCTATAGCGAGACTGATGATATCCAATCGCCCATTTGGGTGGCAGACTCATCTTTCCTGTCAGTTCGGTGTACAGGGTGGTGATTTCCTTTAAATCTCCACCAGCAAAAAGGTAGAAGTCGAGTTGGCCACCATTGGCACTCATCCTGAATTTATTTGAGTAAGTCTGGGTATCAAATTCGGTTTTAAATGTATTATCAAAGAAAAGTCCATAAGATCTCTGCTTGTTATGTACAGCAAAATATGGGATGGATTGATACAGCTCGACAGTGTCCTTATTGTGCGGTGCATAAACGTCCGTATTCCACATCGACAGTTTCGAACCTCTCTTATTGAGGAATCCAGTCTTTTCCCCAAATCCGTAAAAGACATCATCAGTCTCCATCAGTGCATCAAAAAAGACTTCTCCACTGTTTTTATAAAAAGCTGACGGACTCCCCGATCGGAAGATTGTTCCTTGGTCATTCGATATCTTTATTGTGAAAGGTTCTTTGGTCACCTCAACTTTTACCGAATCACAGGTAATCATTAATAGGTCATTCGTTTCCTGAAACATTGCCTCATGAGGAACTTGCTTAAGTGAAATAGCAATGCTCGATGCCGACTCTACTTTTCCAAATGGATTTATTATAATTCTAGGAATCTTTTTTTCAGCAAAATAAATCAAAAACTCACCATGCTCATTAGTGCCTGTTAGCATATGATCTTTCCACGCGAAAGATTTGACTGACCCGACATGTAATTTAGGCTCGCCTTCGATCTTTTCCTGGGTTGGAAGGATAGCAAAACTAGTTGTATCTAACACATTCATACCTCCATGAACTCAAGCTTTTTTCTTTCCGTTTATAAAAACAGCTTTTCCTTCAGAGTTAGCTTCTTCAGGTAGATAAACTTCAAATTCTTCTGTTGGTCCACTTACTGAAATCTTCCATCTATCCGATTCTTCTATGACGTCAACAACCCATTGATTATTCAGGTGGTCATTGATTCTTTCGGATAATCCATCCTTTAAATAAATCCTTAATAAAGGTCTGACATAACTGGTAATGTCATTGGAAACCCAAGAACCTATCTGAAGCGTTTGATCTACATTTGTTAAAATTACGGCCCCTTCTTTTACGTAAACAGGAATATGGTCAAGTGGTGAATCAATCAATTCATAGGCAGGACCAATAATTCTTTTTCCATTCCAGAAATCAAACCAAGTTCCTTCAGGGAAATAAACTTTTCTTGAAGTTGCACCTTCTTCTGTTACAGGAGCAACCAATAAAGAAGACCCAAAGTAATATTGGTCGAATACTCCTTCACCACGTTGATCTTCGGGGTTCTCCATAAATAAGGAGCGCATTAATGGAATACCTGT
This window of the Mesobacillus jeotgali genome carries:
- a CDS encoding glycoside hydrolase family 31 protein, which encodes MLDTTSFAILPTQEKIEGEPKLHVGSVKSFAWKDHMLTGTNEHGEFLIYFAEKKIPRIIINPFGKVESASSIAISLKQVPHEAMFQETNDLLMITCDSVKVEVTKEPFTIKISNDQGTIFRSGSPSAFYKNSGEVFFDALMETDDVFYGFGEKTGFLNKRGSKLSMWNTDVYAPHNKDTVELYQSIPYFAVHNKQRSYGLFFDNTFKTEFDTQTYSNKFRMSANGGQLDFYLFAGGDLKEITTLYTELTGKMSLPPKWAIGYHQSRYSYRSEEEVLEVANRFKNEGIPLDCIFFDIHYMRDYRVFTIDKDHFPKPDNLISTLLNTGIKVVPIVDPGVKKDVQYPVYAEGVNKGLFCKYLDGQIYYGDVWPGTSAFPDFMNSEVRNWWGNLHKFYTDLGIEGIWNDMNEPSVFNESKTMDLDVMHDVDGELKPHLEMHNTYGLYMSKATAEGLSELLPDKRPFVLTRAGYAGIQRYATVWTGDNRSHWEHLEMSLPMIMNLGISGVAFTGADVGGFSSDCTPELLIRWTQVGAFMPYFRNHSVQDSIRQEPWVFGEDTTEIVKKYIKLRYKWLPYLYSLFHESSQTGVPIVRPLVMEYPEDENTFNISDQFLLGSNVMIAPILRPGTTHRSIYLPEGVWYDYWTKESYQGGKYVLIEAALDKLPIFIKEGTILPMGSEVQNTTENQIIDIEVYAGDKGKFSLYEDDGSSHGYKDGHYSITNFQTEMNDGYLRVNVNISGDKQWKSQVKGMKVYGYSGDVRVENLSEVREPEKWKIEIL